From the genome of Flavobacterium sediminis:
CTGTAAATATTTTCTTTTTCAACATAATTTTTAAACGGGTCGTAAACTAAATATTTTGCACCTAATGTCAATTGTTTGAAACCACTTCTGTTTTCCTCTAAAAAGGTAGACGTGTATTTATCTGTTTGGTACTGTATATCAGCAACTACTTCTAATTCTTCTTTCCAGACGCCATAGCGCAATTGCAACTCACCTATAATACCGTTGGCATCATATTTTAATTTGTCATGATTTTCAGTTTTATACATTAAACCGGTTTCAGCTTGTATAACTTTTTTACCTACTGAATATGCCATCATAGAACGTCCCGGGCGGTTAGAATTGATTTCGTCTGTGAATTGAGCAAATAAGAACGGACTGCTTAATAAAAAGAAAATCAAAAAAATAGAAATACGCTTCATTAGAGAAATTTTTTATTTCCAAAAATAGCACTTTTATCATAATTTTAAGAAACAATTCAGCTAAAATAAACACTTATGTAGTATATTTGAATTTTAAAAAAATACGAAAATGGAATTGGCTTCGTTTACAGGATTTATAAGAGTATTGTTTTATATTATTTTGTTCTACTATCTGTTCCGCTTTTTGGCTCGGATTTTTGCTCCTATAGTAATGCAAAAAGCTGTTGACAAAGTACAGGAAAGAATGCAGGATCAAATGAAACAACAAAACTATCAAAATTACAACAATCAGAATACTACTAAGAAAGATATGCCTAAAGAAAAAGAAAAGATTGGTGAGTATATTGATTATGAAGAGATTGAATAATTATTAATTCGCACAAATTACCCTGAAAAGGATATTGCTTCTACAATATCCTTTTTTTATTTACCTTAGCGTCCTGATTATTACTTAAAGTACTACAACTGATAGATTAATAACTCTAAAAACAAATAGATGAAAAATATAAAATCGTATGTGCCGCATGCTTTAGCTGTATTAGGCTTTGTTATTGTTGCTCTGATCTATTTTTATCCGGTTATGCAAAATAAAGTGATTTTTCAATCGGATATTGCGCAATATACCGGAATGGCAAAGGAACAAAACGATTTTAGACAAGAAAAACAACAAGAACCGTATTGGACGAATAGCGCTTTCGGAGGGATGCCAACCTATCAGTTAGGGGCAAATTATCCACATAATTATGTAAAAAAAATAGATAGCCTATTACGATTTTTACCGCGTCCGGCTGATTATTTGTTCCTTTATTTTATAGGGTTTTATATTCTCTTAATGGTGTTAAAAGTAGATCCGTTAAAAGCGTTCTTCGGAGCCTTAGCATTTGGTTTTTCTACTTATTTGATTATTATATTAGGGGTCGGGCACAATGCTAAAGCACATGCTATTGCTTATATGCCTATGGTTTTAGCTGGAGTTTTACTGGTTTTTCAAAAGCGATATTGGTTAGGGGGAATTTTAACTATGATCGCGGCTGCCTTGGAAATACAAGCCAATCACCCGCAAATGACATATTATTTACTGATTCTGTTATTGGTTGTAGGTATTTTTTATGTTATCCGATTCATTAAAGAAAAAGCATTTGTCGATCTGGCTAAGGTTGCGGGTGTTTTTGCAGTGACCGGGATTTTGGCTATCGGAGCTAATGCAACCGGATTAATGGCTACTTCTGAATATGCTAAATTTTCAACCAGAAGCAATAGTGAATTAACCTATGAAGCTGATGGCTCAAGAAAAGAGAATACAAATGCAATGAGCTATGATTATATTACGCAATATAGTTATGGTAAGGCTGAAAGTTTAAATTTAATTGCGCCGCGTTTATTTGGCGGGTCAAATCACGAAGATCTGGGAGTTGATTCGGAAATGTATCGTTTTGTTACCTCTCAGGGAGTTCCGCCTTACGAAGCAATGCAATTGGTAAAACAAATGCCGACCTATTGGGGTGACCAACCTATAGTGGCTGCCCCGGCTTATATCGGAATTGTAGTGTTTTTCTTTTTTGTATTGGCTATGTTTTTGCCGCAAAACCGAAAGATAAAATATATCCTGTTTACAGGAGCTTTGGTATCGTTATTCCTGTCGTGGGGTAAAAACTTTGCCTTATTGACCGATTTTTTCATCAATTATGTACCCATGTATAATAAGTTCCGTGCCGTTTCTTCTATTCAGGTGGTATTGGAGTTGTGTATACCGGCATTAGCTGTTTTAGGGTTTTATGAATTTTTTAAACTGGAAGACAAAAAACAGCAATGGGATTTTTTATGGAAATCTACGGCAGTTACATTTGGTCTTTTGGTAATGTTATTTGTTTTCAAAGGGGCTTTTGATTTTGCAGGAGGTAGCGATGCTTATTACAATGAGGCTTACGGACCGGAGTTCATGCGTGTTCTGAGAGAAGACAGAGCTTCTTTATATACTCAGGATGTATTGCGTTCTATGGGCTTTGTTATAGCTGTTTTTGTGATTCTGTTTTTGGTAACCAAAGAAACACTAAAATCCGTAACAGCAGTAATTTTAGTCGGAGTTTTAATGGTCGGTGACTTGTTTTTTATTGACAAGAATTATGTAAATAAAGAGAATTTTGTTTCTAAAAGAGAAATGGAGCAGCCTTTTCAACCTACACAAGCTGATAAAC
Proteins encoded in this window:
- a CDS encoding DUF4834 domain-containing protein, producing the protein MELASFTGFIRVLFYIILFYYLFRFLARIFAPIVMQKAVDKVQERMQDQMKQQNYQNYNNQNTTKKDMPKEKEKIGEYIDYEEIE
- a CDS encoding YfhO family protein, coding for MKNIKSYVPHALAVLGFVIVALIYFYPVMQNKVIFQSDIAQYTGMAKEQNDFRQEKQQEPYWTNSAFGGMPTYQLGANYPHNYVKKIDSLLRFLPRPADYLFLYFIGFYILLMVLKVDPLKAFFGALAFGFSTYLIIILGVGHNAKAHAIAYMPMVLAGVLLVFQKRYWLGGILTMIAAALEIQANHPQMTYYLLILLLVVGIFYVIRFIKEKAFVDLAKVAGVFAVTGILAIGANATGLMATSEYAKFSTRSNSELTYEADGSRKENTNAMSYDYITQYSYGKAESLNLIAPRLFGGSNHEDLGVDSEMYRFVTSQGVPPYEAMQLVKQMPTYWGDQPIVAAPAYIGIVVFFFFVLAMFLPQNRKIKYILFTGALVSLFLSWGKNFALLTDFFINYVPMYNKFRAVSSIQVVLELCIPALAVLGFYEFFKLEDKKQQWDFLWKSTAVTFGLLVMLFVFKGAFDFAGGSDAYYNEAYGPEFMRVLREDRASLYTQDVLRSMGFVIAVFVILFLVTKETLKSVTAVILVGVLMVGDLFFIDKNYVNKENFVSKREMEQPFQPTQADKQILQDTSQYRVFDFAGNMNSARASYFHHSIGGYHAAKPRRMQQLFDYQIAKNNVRTLNMLNVKYVIQTDEEGQPIALENPSANGNAWFVEKVQIVNSADEEMKALDDLDTKKVAIYNPDSTIKMKANFNTLGKDSLAAVQLVKYEPNYLKYTSNNSKDGFAVFSEMYYKNGWKATIDGEETPIYNVDYVLRGLYVPAGKHTIEFRFEPQVVKTGSTIALFSSIAMILVVAGGIYVERKKKIQA